The sequence GCCGACCCGGAGGGGAACGAGTTCTGCGTGGTCCGCAGCGCCGGGGAGCGGGTCGACACCACTGTGGAGGACCAAGCATGAGTTCGACGATCCACAACATCAGCATCGACTGTCACGACACGTACGCCCTGGCTGGCTTCTGGTCGCAGGTCTTCGACTGCCCCCGGCAGCCCGACGACTTCCCCGGCGACCCGGAGGCGATGCTCCTGCCGCCGGGCGGCCCGGAGGTGCTCTTCCTCGCGGTGCCCGAGGGCAAGACGGTGAAGAACCGGCTGCACCTGGACCTCCAACCCGCCGACCGGACCCGGGCCGAGGAGGTCGAGCGACTGCTGGGCATCGGCGCGACGCTCGTCGCCGACCACGTTGGCCCGACCGGCGGGGGTTGGGTGGTGCTGGCCGACCCGGAGGGCAACGAGTTCTGCGTGCTCGGCAACGCCGACGAGCGGGCGGCCGCGGCGGCCGCGCGGGCCGCGGCAGCGGTTGCCGAACAGGCCTGACCGTCCTCGTACGGCACGGGGCCCCGGCCACCCTCGGGTTGCCGGGGCCGCGTGCCACGCTGCGGAGGCAGGACTTGCCCGCAGGATTCAGGCGGTGGCCGTGTCGTTGCGCGGTGACTAGACGAAGGCTGTCACGCCCTCGTATTCCGCCACCGGGGCGGCGCCGACATGCTCGTACTCGAGCAGGAGCAGACCCTTCGCCGTCGCTTCGTGGCGAACCAGCCGGAGGCCGACGGATGCGCTCGGCTGGTCGAGCAGCCGACGCCCGGCACCGGCCACGGTGGGGGCGACGACGAGTCGGAGTGTGTCGACGAGGCCGGCCGACAACAGTGCCCTGCCAAGCCGTGCGCTCCCGTGGATCTGGAGCTCCCGTCCTGGCTGCGCCTTGAGTTCCCCGACGGTGTGGATCGGGTCACCGTGGAGCACTGTCGTCGGGGGCCAACAACCCTCCGCCAGGGTGTTGGTCACGACATACTTCGGTAGTGAGTTCATCCGTTCGGTGAACGGATCGTTCGGGTCGGTGATCTGCGGCCAGTCGCGAGCGAACGCCTCGTAGGTCCGCCGTCCGAGCAGCAGACCGTCGGCGAGACCCAACCAGTCAGAGGTGCGGCGGACGAACGCCTCATCCAGGTAGGGCACGAGCCAGCCGCCGCGGGTGAAGCCGTCGCTCGGATCCTCGGTCGGCGAGCCGGGACCCTGGCTGACGCCGTCGAGAGTGACGAACTCGGTAAGGACGAGCTTCACGGCGCACCCTGGCTCTCGGCGACCCCGGCGAGTTGTTCGGTGACAGAGCCCCAGCCGTCCGCGAAGCCGATCTTCTCGTGCAGGTCACGAGCGGCGGGATCACCGTGGCGGACAATGATCCGGTAGTCCGTACCGTCCGGATGATCTCTCATGGTGATCTCCGCGGTCATTGGGACCGGGGCAGGGTTCGCGGGCCGCCAGGCGCTGTCGATCACATTGGTGAACACGATCCGTTCGAGATCGTCGACGACGAGGAAGCACGCGTCGAGGTGTGGGACGAACTCCACCCCGTCCTCGCTCAGTCGGGTGACGAATGCGCCACCGGGCCGGACGTCCAAGCGATCGACGCGGCACAGGGCTGGCGACGGTACCCACCACTTCTCGAAGCGGGACGGGTCGGTCCAGGCGCTCCACACGGAGGCGCGAGGGGCACGGATGACCCGCGCCATGGTCAGGTCCAGGTCGGGATTCACTGCTGGTTCTCCTGCTGATCGGTGACGAGGCGTTCCAGGCGATCCGTGCGCTCTTCCCAGATCCGGCGCTGCTCCGCGAGCCAGTCGTCGACGACGGCGAGGCGCTCGCGGTTGAGCACGCAGGTGCGCACCCGGCCGGACTTGGTCGTGTGGATCAGTCCGTTCGACTCGAGCGTCTGCACGTGTTTCATGAACGAGGGAAGGGTCATCGGAAACTCGCGGGCGAGATCACCGACGCTCGTCGGGCCGTGGCCGAGGCGTCGGATGACCCAGCGCCGGGTCGGGTCAGCGAGGGCGACGAACACGCCGTCGAGCTGCGCCGAATACTGTGCCATGCGGCTAAGTATCGCCGGGGATGACAGTTAGCGCAAGGGCAAAGTATTGGCGGCCCCACGGGGTGACCGCCGCGACGACGGCTGCCGATCGGCGCGCTTCAGGAACAGCAGCAGGGCCCCGGCCACCCGAGGGTGGCCGGGGCCCCGGTCTCGTACCGATCAGGACTGCTGCTCGACCTGGCCCCGGATCGTGGCGAACTCGGCCTTCGCCTGGTCGGCGGTCTTGAAGTACATCACCACCATGCCCAGGCTGCCCCGGTCGGCCCACACGCAGATGCCCAGCGGCACGGTCTCGGCCTTGCCGTCGCCGCAGCGCGCCTCACCGCCGAGCGGGCCGGCGTCGACGGCCGCCATCTCGCCCACGGTCAGCTGCTTGGACAGGCCGTCCACATAGGCGTCGAGCTCCTTCTTCGGGTCCGTCAGCAGCCCGGACACGCCCGTGATCATGACGAGATCCTGCTTGGTCGGGTCACCGTAGAAGGCGGCGACCGTGCTCGTCGCGTTCCCCGCAGCCGTCTTCATCTCGTTGACCGCCTGGTCGGCGGCCGTCTGAAGCTCCGGGTTGGTGAGCTTCGGCCGGCCGGCGAGGGTGGCCGGCGCGACCACCCGGGTCTTGCTGGCATCCACAACGGCGCCCACGTCGTCCTTGACGGCGAACCAGGTGATCGCCACGCCGCCGAGGCAGAGCACCAGCACCACTGCCAACACGATCAGCACGATCTTGCCGACGTTCGACTTCTTCGCCGGCGGCGGGCCGCCGGCCAGGTTCGGGTCACCGTACGGCTGACCCGGCTGCGCGGGCGGGAAACCCGACTGCGCGGGCGGGAAGCCACCCTGCGCCGGTGGGAAGCCCGGCTGCGCGGGCGGGAAGCCACCGGGCTGCTGCGGCTGTCCCTGCTGCTGTGGCGGCGGCCAACCGCCAGGCTGCTGGCCCGGCTGCTGCGACGGGTCGGGGGAATCGTGCGGCGGGCCGTAGGGATTGGCCGGCGGCTGGGACATCAGTCAGCTCCAAGATGGGTGTGCAAAACGCGTGATCCTAACCCGGTGCGGAGTCCGTCGTTGTCCCTGCGGAAACCCGCAACCGGCGATCGACTGATCACAAACGGTCGCGGTGGCCGGGCCGTCCACGAGGGACGGTCCGACCACCGCGACTGTGGTAACGCTATCGATCAGGCCGGCAGGCTCGCCGCGCCACGCGGCAGGAACCGCTGGCCGGTGACCCGCTCGGAGGTGCCGGTCCGGTCCAGGTACGGCGTGACACCGCCCAGGTGGAACGGCCAACCGGCGCCCAGGATCATGCACAGGTCGATGTCCTGCGCCTCGGCGACCACACCCTCGTCCAGCATCAGCCGGATCTCCTGCGCGAGCGCGTCCAGCGCGTTCTGGCGTACCTGCTCGGCGGTCAGCGGCTGGTCACCCACCACGAGCAGCTTGGCGACCTCTTCGTTGACCTGGTCGTCGACCACGATCGGTTGGCCCGAGTCGGCGATCCGCTTGAGGTTCTCGCTGACCCCGAACCGGTCCGGGTACGCGGCGTGCAGAGTGCCGCCCACGTGGTACGCCACGGCCGGCCCGACCAACTGGAGCAGGGCGAGCGGGCGCATCGGCAGGCCCAGCGGGTCCAGTGCGCTGTTCGCCACGTCCAGCGGCGTCCCGGCGTCGACGGCGGCGAAGACGGTGCCCAGGAAGCGGGTGAGTAGCCGGTTCACCACGAACGCCGGTGCGTCCTTGACCAGCACGCTCGACTTCTTGAGCTGCTTGCCGACCGCGAACGCGGTGGCCAGCGTGACGTCGTCGGTGCGCTCGCCCCGGACGATCTCCAGCAGCGGCAGCACCGCCACCGGATTGAAGAAGTGGAAGCCGACCACCCGCTCGGGGTGCTCCAACTCGGCGGCCATCTCGGTGATCGACAGCGAGCTGGTGTTGGTGGCCAGCACCGCCTCCGGAGAGACGATCTTCTCCAACTCGGCCCAGACCTGCTTCTTGACGCCCAGGTCCTCGAAGACCGCCTCGATGACGAAGTCGGCGTCGGCGAAGGCGCTCTTGTCGACAGTGCCGCTGACCAGGCCGTACAGCTTGGCGGCGGTGCCCTTGTCCATCCGGCCTTTGGTGACGGCCTTCTCGATCTGGGTGTGCACGTAGCCGACGCCCTTGTCCACGCGGGACTGGTCGAGGTCGGTCATCACCACCGGCACCTGGAGGCGGCGGGCGAACAGCAGCGCCAGCTGGCTGGCCATCAGACCCGCGCCGACGATGCCGACCTTGGTGATCGTCCGGGCCAGGCCCTTGTCCGGTGCGCCGGCCGGGCGCTTGGCCCGCCGCTGCACCAGGTCGAACGCGTACAGGCCGCTGCGCAACTCCTCGGAGAAGACCAGATCCGCGAGGGCCTCGTCCTCGGCGGCGGTGCCGGCGGCGAAGTCGCCGTCCTTCGCCGTCTCCAACAGGTCGAGCGCCCTGTACGCGGCCGGGACCGCGCCGTGTAGCCGCTGGTTCAGGGTCTCCCGGGCGAAGTAGAGCACGCCCGCCCACATGTCCTTGTCGACCTCGGGCCGGGTCACTGTGACCTGACCCCGGACCACGCCGGCCGCCCACTCCAGGGACCGCTCCAGGAAGTCCGCCGGCTCCAGCAGGACGTCCGCGATGCCCAGCTCGGCCGCCTGCTTCGGCTTGAGCATCTTGTTCTGCATCAGCGGGTTCTGGATGATCACCTGGGTCGCGGCGGGGATGCCGATCAGGTTCGGCAGCAGCTGCGTGCCGCCCCAGCCGGGCACCAGACCGAGGGAGACCTCGGGCAACGCGAGGGCCGCCGCCCCGCCGGAGAGCGTCCGGTAGTGGCAGTGCAGCGCCAACTCCAGGCCACCGCCCATCGCCGCGCCGTTGACGAACGCGAAGGTGGGGACGCTGCTGTCCTTGAGCCGGGCGAAGACCCGGTGGCCGAGCCGGCCGATCTCCAGCGCCTGCGCGCGGTCGGCGAGCTGCGGCAGGCCGACGATGTCCGCGCCCACGCAGAAGATGTACGGCTTGCCGGTGACCGCGATGAACGCCGGGTCGGCGGCGAGCGCGGCGGTGATCGCCTCGTCCAGGCTGGCCAGCCCACCAGGGCCGAAGGTGTTCGGCTTGGTGTGGTCGAAGCCGTTGTCCAGGGTGATCAGGGCGGCGGGCCGGTCCAGCCCCGGCACGTTCACCTGGCGCAGCAACGCCCTGGTGACGACCTCGTTCGGTGCGGCGAGCGCGCTCACTTAGCTCCCTCCCAGTGCGGGTTCTCCCAGATGACAGTGCCGCCCATGCCGATGCCGATGCACATCGCGGTGAGGCCGTAGCGGACCTCGGGGTGCTCGGCGAACTGGCGGGCCAGCTGCGTCATAAGCCGCACGCCGGAGGAGGCCAACGGGTGACCGATGGCGATCGCGCCGCCCCACGGGTTGACCCGTGCGTCGTCGTCGGCGATCCCGAAGTGGTCGAGGAAGGCGAGAACCTGCACGGCGAACGCCTCGTTCAGCTCGAACAGGCCGATGTCGTCGATGCTGAGGCCGGCGAGGCGCAGCGCCTTCTCCGTCGACGGGATCGGGCCGACGCCCATCACCTCCGGCTCGACTCCGACGAAGCCGAACGAGACCAGCCGCATGGCGACCGGCAGACCCAGCTCGCGGGCGGTGGCCTCGTCGGCCAGCAGACTCGCTGTGGCGCCGTCGTTCAGGCCGGCCGCGTTGCCCGCGGTGACCTTGCCGTGCGGGCGGAACGGGGTCTTCAGGGTGGCGAGCTTCTCCAGCGAGGTGTCCCGCGGGGCCTCGTCCACAGTGGCCAGACCCCAGCCGCCCTCGGCGTCGCGGATCGACATCGGCACCAGGTCGTCCTGGAGCTTGCCGTTGGCGTACGCCTTGGCGGTCTTCTGCTGCGAGGCGAGCGCGAACGCGTCGGTGCGTGCCTTGGTGATGTGCGGGACCAGGTCGTGCAGGTTCTCCGCGGTGGAGCCCATCACCAGTGCGGACGGGTCGACCAGCTTCTCCGCGATGATGCGCGGGTTGGGGTCGACGCCCTCACCCATCGGGTGGCGGCCCATGTGCTCGACGCCACCGGCGATGGCGATGTCGTACGCGCCCATCGCGATGCCGCTGGCCACCGTGGTGACGGCGGTCATCGCCCCCGCGCACATCCGGTCGATGGCGAAGCCGGGAACGGTCTTGGGCAGCCCGGCCAGCAGGGCGGCGGTGCGGCCGATGGTGAGGCCCTGGTCGCCGATCTGGGTGGTGGCCGCGATGGCGACCTCCTCGACCCGCTCCGGGGGCAGCTGCGGGTTGCGGCGCAGCAGTTCCCGGATGCAGCGGATCACCAGGTCGTCGGCGCGGGTGTTGGCGTACATGCCACCCGCCTTGCCGAACGGGGTACGGACGCCGTCGACGAAGACGACATCGCGAACTTCACGGGGCACTTGAGCCTCCTATTCGACCGTGATTCGGCCTTCGCGCCAGGCGGCACGCCGGACCGAACGAGGGTCGCGGACACGGGCACGTTTCCCTCGGATGCTACTCGCCAGTAACCAACCCCGTCCCCACCCCCCGCTGTGGCCCACCCCACACCCCACCGTCACCTTGGGATCGTCCAACTTCCGACGATCATGAGGTTGGCGGGGCTGTGGATCTCCTGGAGGCCCGTCAACCTCATGATCACCCGGGTTCGTGGGAGGGGGTCAGGGGAGGGGCGGGGTGGGGGTCAGGGCTTCGGTCAGGTCGTGAGTGAGGAGCCCGATCTGCCACTCGCGGGCGTTGAGGCCGCGCAGGGTCTCCGCGACCGAAGCCTCGGTCATCTCCTCCGGCGGGGTCCACGCCAGCCGGCGGATCGAATCTGGAGTGATCAGGTTCTCCGGCGGAAGGTTGTGCTCACCGGCGATGCGGATCACGACCTCCCGGCAGCGGGCCAGCCGACCGGCCGCCACCGGGTCCCGTTCGGCCCACCGGTGCGGCGGGGGCGGACCCTCCACGGCCGGCGAGACCGGCAGGGAATCCTCCGGCAGCTGCCGGGCGTCGTCGAGCGCGGCCAGCCAGGTGCGGGCCAGCCGACGGACCGACCGGCCGCCGAAACCGGGCAGGGTCAGCAGGGTCTTCTCGTCCTTCGGATCCAGCTCGGCCGCGGCGATGATGGCCGAGTCGGGCAGCACCCGACCGGGAGCGGCGTCCCGCCGGGAGGCGATCTGGTCCCGGGCGTACCACATCGAGCGGACCCGGGCCTGGGCCCGCGCGCCCCGCAGCCGGTGGATGCCCGAGGTGCGCCGCCACGGCTCCGCACGGACCCGGGGCGGACGTGCCCCGGTGCGGACCAGCGCGGCGAACTCCTCCGCGGCCCAGGCCGACTTGCCCTGCCGGGTCAGCTCGGCGTCCAGCGCGTCCCGCAGGTCGGTGAGCAGCTCCACGTCGAGGGCGGCGTACGTCAACCACGACTCGGGCAGCGGTCGGCTCGACCAGTCGGCCGCCGAATGGTGCTTCTCCAGGGTGAACCCGAGCAACTGTTCGGTGAGCGCGGCCAGCCCGACGCGTTCGAAGCCGGCCAGTCGAGCCGCCAGCTCGGTGTCGAACAGTCGGCGCGGACGCAACCCCACCTCGGCCAGACAGGGCAGATCCTGGCTGGCCGCGTGGAGGACCCACTCGGCCTCGCCGATCACCGCGTCCAGCGCGCTGAGGTCGGGCAGGGGCAGCGGGTCGATCAGCGCCGTGCCCGCACCGGCCCGGCGCAACTGCACCAGGTACGCGCGCTGGCTGTAGCGGTAGCCGGAAGCCCGCTCGGCGTCCAGGGCGACCGGGCCGGTGCCCGCCGCGAAGCGGGCCACCACCTCGGCAAGCTCGGCCGGGGCGGCCACCGGATCGGGGGTGCCGTCACGCGGGGCGATCAGCGGAACGGGCCCACCGTCGGCCGGGTCGGCCCCCTCGCCCGCCGGCTGCGGCTGGGCCGACGGCGGGTGCTGGGGTGCGTTTCCCGGAAGTTCTTCGGTGGGCCGACGGCGCAGGGGTGGTTCGTCGGTCACCTGCCAACCCTAGTGCGCGCGGAGATCCGACGGGTGCAGCCGGTCCGGCGTGTGTCGATCAGGTGTCCGCGAAGTGTCGTTCCGAGCGCCGAACATCAGGCCGCGCCGGCCGGGCGGCGGTCGGAGAGGGCCGTCACGCCCGGTGGGGGGAGGCCGGCGGTGGAGGCGAGCAGCGCGCACCAGCCGAGCAGGTGTGGGGTCAGGTCGTCGTCGATCGGCGTCCAGGACGCGCGGATCTCGATGTCACCGACGGTCGGTGGCCCGGCGAGGTCGCCGAACCGGGTCGACATGGTCTGCGTCACCGTCCCGCCGATCGCCCGGTGGCCGGCGTCCTGGGCGTCCAGCGCGTCGGTCAGCCACGTCCAGCCGACCCCGGGCAGCAGCGGGTCGGCGGCCAGGTCGACCTCCAACTCGGCGGTCACGTAGGTGACCAGCCGCAGGGTGCCCTGCCACGCCTCGTGCCCGACCGGGTTGTGCAGCAGGATCAGCCGGCCGGTCGCGACCTCGTCGTCGTCGCGCAGCACTGTCGCGGCGAGCGCGAACGTGTACGGGGCCAGCCGCTGGGGGGCGCCGACCTCCTCCAGGGTGATCTCCGGCCGGGGGGCGGCCGACCGCAGCCCGGCGACCGCTCGGGCGAACGTCTCCGGGAGCGCGATCGGGGGGGCCATGTCGGCAGCCTATGCCGCCGTCCGTCGCCCGCTTCGACGGCGCGCCGACGCTCAGCGAAGGGCACCGGGCGTAAGGAACGGTGCCCTTCCTCTCACCCCCACCCGGTTGGGGGTGGCGGGCGTGGCACGATTGCGGCGATGACCACGGACACCACGGGCACTGTCGCCCGAGACGGAGAATCCCGCCCCGGCGGACCGGCCGACTCGCCCTTCATCCGGGCCTGCCGACGTCGGCCCGTTCCGCACACCCCGGTCTGGTTCATGCGCCAGGCCGGCCGCTCCCTGCCGGAGTACCGGGAGATCCGGGCGAGCGTGCCGATGCTGGAGTCCTGCCGCCGACCGGAGCTGGTCACCGAGATCACTCTCCAGCCGGTGCGCCGACACGGCGTGGACGCGGCCATCCTGTTCAGCGACATCGTGGTGCCCGTCGCCGCGGCCGGGATCGACCTGGACATCGTGCCGGGCACCGGCCCGGTGGTCGCCGAGCCGATCCGCACCGCCGCCGACGTGGAGCGGATCCGCCCGATCACCCGCGACGACGTCTCGTACGTGGACGAGGCCGTCCGGCAGTTGGTGGTCGAGCTGGGCGACACCCCGCTCATCGGCTTCGCCGGCGCGCCGTTCACGCTCGCCAGCTACCTCGTTGAGGGCGGGCCGTCGCGCACCCACGCGAAGACCAAGGCCCTGATGTACGGCGATCCCGAGCTGTGGCACGCGCTCTGCGGCCGGCTCGCCGAGGTGACGTTGGCCTTCCTGCGGGTGCAGATCGAGGCCGGCGTCTCCGCCGTGCAGCTGTTCGACTCGTGGGCCGGCGCGCTCTCCGAGGCCGACTACCGCCGTTTCGTGTTGCCGCACTCGACCGCCGTGCTGAGCGGGCTGGCGCACGCCGGGGTGCCCCGGATCCACTTCGGGGTGGGCACCGGCGAGCTGCTCGGCGCGATGGGCGAGGCCGGGGCGGACGTGGTCGGCGTCGACTGGCGTACGCCGCTGTACGTGGCCACCGGCCGGATCGGCGCGGACAAGGCGGTGCAGGGCAACCTGGACCCGTGCGTGCTGCTGGCGCCGTGGCCGGTCGTCGAGGCCGAGGTACGCCGCATCCTGGAGCAGGGCCGGGCGGCCCCCGGGCACGTGTTCAACCTCGGCCACGGTGTGCTGCCGGAGACCGACCCGGAGGTGCTGACCCGGGTGGTCGCGCTGGTGCACGAGCTGTCCAGCCGCCGGGCCGACCAGGGCTGACCGGTGACGCGGCAGCCCTGGCGGGTGGCGGTTGTCGGCGGCGGGATCGCCGGCCTGGCCGCCGCGGTCCGCCTGCGCGACCGCGCACCGGCCGGCACCGAGATCACCGTGTACGAGCAGTCCGGTGCGCTGGGCGGAAAGCTGCGCACCGGGGAGTTGGCCGGCCAGCCGGTGGAGTTCGGCGCGGAATCGTTCCTGATGCGCGACCCGACCGGCGCCGAGAGCGCGGCGGTGGCGTTGGCCCGCCGGCTCGGGCTGGCCGAGAGGATCGTGCACCCCACAGTGGGGCAGGCCGCGTTGGTCGTCGACGGGGGGCTGCGCCCCATCCCGGGCGGCACCCTGGTGGGCGTACCCGGGGATCTGGATCGGGTGGCCGCTGTCGCCCGCCCGGCCGCGGACGCCGACACCGACGGCGGTCGGCCGCTGGTCGGGCCCGACGCGGACGTCTCGGTGGGTGCGCTGGTCCGGTCCCGCTTCGGGGACGAGGTGGTCGAGCGGTTGGTCGACCCGATGCTGGGTGGCGTGTACGCGGGCCGCGCGGACGATCTCTCCCTGGTCACGACGATGCCCGCGCTGGCCCGGGCGGCCCGGGTGGAGCACACCCTGGTCGGCGCGGTCCGGGCCGCGCAGGCCGCCGCGCCGCGTGCGCCCGGCGCGCCGGTCTTCGGCACCCTGGCCGGTGGGCTGAGCACCCTGGTCGAGGCGGCGGTGACGGCCAGCGGCGCGACGGTACGGCGGGACGCCGCAGTGCGCGAGTTGACGCCTACCGGCACCGGTTGGCGCCTCACCGTCGGCCCGACCCGCGACCCTGACGACGGCTCCAGGTCGCGGCGCGGCGGTAGACGCGCCGAGCTGGAGTCGTCGATGGTCGACGTGGACGCGGTGGTGCTGGCGGTGCCGGCCCGACCGGCGGCGCGGCTGCTCGCCGGCCCCGCGCCGGCGGTGGCGGCGGGCGTCGGCGCGCTTGACTACGCGAGCGTCGCCCTGGTCACCATGGCGTTGCCGCAGCCGCGACTGCCCGAGCTGTCCGGCTTCCTGGTGCCCAGCACCGAGGGCCTGCTGATCAAGGCGGCGACCTTCTTCACCACCAAGTGGGGGCACCTGCGCCGGCCGGACGGGTTGGCCCTGGTGCGCGCCTCGGTGGGCCGGTACGGCGAGGAGGCGCACCTGCAACGCCCCGACGCGGACCTGGCGGCCACCGTGCACCGCGAGCTGTCGGCGGTGCTCGGCACCCCGCTGCCCGCACCGGTCGACGGGCACGTGCAGCGGTGGGGCGGTGCGCTGCCGCAGTACGCGCCGGGGCACGCCGACCGGCTCGCCGCCGCGCGGACGGCGTTGCGGGCCGCGCACCCCACACTGGTCCTCGCCGGCGCCGGCTACGACGGCGTCGGCATCCCGGTCTGCGTCCGCTCCGGCGAGACGGCGGCCGAAGAGATCATCACAGCACTGGGAGGATCGGCGAGATGACCGAGCAGACCAACGCGGCCCGGTTGCGGGAGCTGAACGACAGCATCCGCTACACCATGTGGTCGGTGTTCCGGGCCAGCTCCCCGCTGCCGTCGCTGCGGGACAACGTCACCGGCGAGGTGGTGTCCCTCTTCGACGAGCTGGCCGGCAAGGACGTCGTGGTCCGAGGCGTGTACGACGTCTCCGGGCTGCGCGCCGACGCGGACGTGATGATCTGGTGGCACTCCGCGTCCCCGGACGCGCTCCAGGACGCGTACCTGCGGTTCCGCCGCACCACGCTGGGCCGGGCGCTGACCCCGGTGTGGTCGCAGATGGCGCTGCACCGGCCGGCGGAGTTCAACAAGAGCCACATCCCGGCGTTCCTGGCCGGCGAGGAGGCCCGCCCCTACATCTGCGTGTACCCGTTCGTCCGCTCCTACGAGTGGTACCTGCTTCCCGACGCCGAGCGGCGGGAGATGCTTGCCGAGCACGGGAAGATGGCCCGCGGCTACCCGGACGTGCGGGCCAACACCGTCGCCTCGTTCGCGCTCGGCGACTACGAGTGGATGCTCGCCTTCGAGGCCGACGAACTGCACCGGATCGTCGACCTGATGCGGGACCTGCGCGCCTCCGGCGCCCGCCGGCACGTCCGCGAAGAGGTCCCGTTCTACACCGGCCGCCGCCGCTCGGTAGCCGAGATCGTCAACTGCCTGGTCTGACCCACCCCACCCCTCCCCGCGATCTTGCACTTTCTGTCCCGACGAAAAGGGCATAAGTCGCGATCCGGCGACCGAAAGTGCAAGATCGCGGGGAGGGAAGGGGCGGGGAGGGCGCGGAGGCGTGGTGGGGGCGTGGTTAGAGGGTGCGTTGCATTACCTGTTCGCGGCCTACGCCGTCGGGTAGGAGATCGCCCAGCTCGTCGGTCTGCGTGAAGCCCACGCGCTCGTAGAGGGCCTTTGCGGGCGTGTTGTCCGGCATGACGCTGAGGCGCAGCCGGTCGGCGCCGCGCTCGTGGGCCCAGCGCGCCACCTCATCCACCAGGCAGTCGCCGACACCCTTGCCGCGGGCGTCGGGGTGCACCCACATCGAGATCAGGTCCATCATCAGCGGGTCCGCAGTCGGCACGCCGCTCGACATCCCGACCGGACTCCCGTCCAGGACGGCTACCAGGTTGTGTGAGCCGGGGATGCTCAGCCGGTCGCGCCAGCGTTGCTCGCGGTCGCCGTCGCCCTGCCAGTCGGCGAGCCGGGAGCCGAACGCTCCCGGCGCCTCGCTGAGGGCGGCCAGCCGCAGTTCGCGCCAGGTGGGCCAGTCATCGGGGGTGAGCACCCTGATCTCGATCATGCGGGGATGGTGCCCGGACGGACCGCCGGGCACCACCGCATTTCCCACCGGCCGGCGCCGCACCCCCGCCCGGGTGCGGCGCCGGACGGGGATCAACTGGTCGTCGTACAGGAGACCAGCGGAACTGGGTTGCTGCCGTTCCACGAGCCGAGGAAACCGAACGTGGTGCTCGCTCCGGCGGCGAGGGTGCCGTTGTGGTTGGCGTTACGTGCCGTGACCAGCGTGCCGCTGGCGCCGACCGTCGCGTTCCACGACGAGGTGACCTGCTGGCCGTTGTTGTAGTTCCAGCTCACCGACCAGCCCTGGGTCGGTGAACCGCCCGCTGTCACCTTCACCTCGGCCTGGAAGCCACCGGACCATTGACCGGTGACCTGGTACGTCGCCGTGCAGGCACCGGCCGGCGGCGGGGTCGTCGGCGGCGGCGTGGTGGGCGGGGGCGTGGTCGGTGGCGGGGTCGTCGGCGGGGGCGTGGTCGGCGGCGGGGTCGTCGAGCCGCCGCCGAAGTCGACGTCGCTGCACAGGTAGT comes from Micromonospora vinacea and encodes:
- a CDS encoding VOC family protein, which translates into the protein MSSTIHNISIDCHDTYALAGFWSQVFDCPRQPDDFPGDPEAMLLPPGGPEVLFLAVPEGKTVKNRLHLDLQPADRTRAEEVERLLGIGATLVADHVGPTGGGWVVLADPEGNEFCVLGNADERAAAAAARAAAAVAEQA
- a CDS encoding dihydrofolate reductase family protein; protein product: MKLVLTEFVTLDGVSQGPGSPTEDPSDGFTRGGWLVPYLDEAFVRRTSDWLGLADGLLLGRRTYEAFARDWPQITDPNDPFTERMNSLPKYVVTNTLAEGCWPPTTVLHGDPIHTVGELKAQPGRELQIHGSARLGRALLSAGLVDTLRLVVAPTVAGAGRRLLDQPSASVGLRLVRHEATAKGLLLLEYEHVGAAPVAEYEGVTAFV
- a CDS encoding SRPBCC domain-containing protein, encoding MNPDLDLTMARVIRAPRASVWSAWTDPSRFEKWWVPSPALCRVDRLDVRPGGAFVTRLSEDGVEFVPHLDACFLVVDDLERIVFTNVIDSAWRPANPAPVPMTAEITMRDHPDGTDYRIIVRHGDPAARDLHEKIGFADGWGSVTEQLAGVAESQGAP
- a CDS encoding ArsR/SmtB family transcription factor, whose translation is MAQYSAQLDGVFVALADPTRRWVIRRLGHGPTSVGDLAREFPMTLPSFMKHVQTLESNGLIHTTKSGRVRTCVLNRERLAVVDDWLAEQRRIWEERTDRLERLVTDQQENQQ
- a CDS encoding 3-hydroxyacyl-CoA dehydrogenase NAD-binding domain-containing protein, with product MSALAAPNEVVTRALLRQVNVPGLDRPAALITLDNGFDHTKPNTFGPGGLASLDEAITAALAADPAFIAVTGKPYIFCVGADIVGLPQLADRAQALEIGRLGHRVFARLKDSSVPTFAFVNGAAMGGGLELALHCHYRTLSGGAAALALPEVSLGLVPGWGGTQLLPNLIGIPAATQVIIQNPLMQNKMLKPKQAAELGIADVLLEPADFLERSLEWAAGVVRGQVTVTRPEVDKDMWAGVLYFARETLNQRLHGAVPAAYRALDLLETAKDGDFAAGTAAEDEALADLVFSEELRSGLYAFDLVQRRAKRPAGAPDKGLARTITKVGIVGAGLMASQLALLFARRLQVPVVMTDLDQSRVDKGVGYVHTQIEKAVTKGRMDKGTAAKLYGLVSGTVDKSAFADADFVIEAVFEDLGVKKQVWAELEKIVSPEAVLATNTSSLSITEMAAELEHPERVVGFHFFNPVAVLPLLEIVRGERTDDVTLATAFAVGKQLKKSSVLVKDAPAFVVNRLLTRFLGTVFAAVDAGTPLDVANSALDPLGLPMRPLALLQLVGPAVAYHVGGTLHAAYPDRFGVSENLKRIADSGQPIVVDDQVNEEVAKLLVVGDQPLTAEQVRQNALDALAQEIRLMLDEGVVAEAQDIDLCMILGAGWPFHLGGVTPYLDRTGTSERVTGQRFLPRGAASLPA
- a CDS encoding thiolase family protein; translation: MPREVRDVVFVDGVRTPFGKAGGMYANTRADDLVIRCIRELLRRNPQLPPERVEEVAIAATTQIGDQGLTIGRTAALLAGLPKTVPGFAIDRMCAGAMTAVTTVASGIAMGAYDIAIAGGVEHMGRHPMGEGVDPNPRIIAEKLVDPSALVMGSTAENLHDLVPHITKARTDAFALASQQKTAKAYANGKLQDDLVPMSIRDAEGGWGLATVDEAPRDTSLEKLATLKTPFRPHGKVTAGNAAGLNDGATASLLADEATARELGLPVAMRLVSFGFVGVEPEVMGVGPIPSTEKALRLAGLSIDDIGLFELNEAFAVQVLAFLDHFGIADDDARVNPWGGAIAIGHPLASSGVRLMTQLARQFAEHPEVRYGLTAMCIGIGMGGTVIWENPHWEGAK
- a CDS encoding ribonuclease D; its protein translation is MTDEPPLRRRPTEELPGNAPQHPPSAQPQPAGEGADPADGGPVPLIAPRDGTPDPVAAPAELAEVVARFAAGTGPVALDAERASGYRYSQRAYLVQLRRAGAGTALIDPLPLPDLSALDAVIGEAEWVLHAASQDLPCLAEVGLRPRRLFDTELAARLAGFERVGLAALTEQLLGFTLEKHHSAADWSSRPLPESWLTYAALDVELLTDLRDALDAELTRQGKSAWAAEEFAALVRTGARPPRVRAEPWRRTSGIHRLRGARAQARVRSMWYARDQIASRRDAAPGRVLPDSAIIAAAELDPKDEKTLLTLPGFGGRSVRRLARTWLAALDDARQLPEDSLPVSPAVEGPPPPHRWAERDPVAAGRLARCREVVIRIAGEHNLPPENLITPDSIRRLAWTPPEEMTEASVAETLRGLNAREWQIGLLTHDLTEALTPTPPLP
- a CDS encoding DUF3000 domain-containing protein, with the protein product MAPPIALPETFARAVAGLRSAAPRPEITLEEVGAPQRLAPYTFALAATVLRDDDEVATGRLILLHNPVGHEAWQGTLRLVTYVTAELEVDLAADPLLPGVGWTWLTDALDAQDAGHRAIGGTVTQTMSTRFGDLAGPPTVGDIEIRASWTPIDDDLTPHLLGWCALLASTAGLPPPGVTALSDRRPAGAA